In Patescibacteria group bacterium, one DNA window encodes the following:
- a CDS encoding type II secretion system protein, producing MKKHRGFTLIELLIVIGIIAFLASAIFIAVDPAKRFAESRNARRWTDISTILEAVLQYAIDQDGTLPAGIDDVGATVQVLGTNASGCEAGCTAKLSVASCLDLSDVLIPKYLGLIPYDPYTGSAVFTDYYINRSQTGRIEVGACDPELGATIFVSK from the coding sequence ATGAAAAAACACAGAGGGTTTACATTGATTGAATTATTAATTGTGATCGGTATCATCGCCTTTTTAGCTTCGGCAATTTTTATTGCCGTTGATCCGGCGAAGAGATTTGCCGAATCACGAAACGCTCGCCGCTGGACAGATATTTCAACAATTCTTGAAGCGGTTCTCCAATATGCTATTGACCAGGACGGAACCTTGCCCGCGGGAATTGATGATGTCGGAGCCACGGTTCAAGTTTTGGGCACAAACGCGAGCGGCTGCGAGGCTGGCTGCACAGCGAAACTGTCGGTCGCAAGCTGTCTTGATTTAAGCGATGTTTTGATCCCAAAATATTTAGGTTTAATTCCTTACGATCCATATACCGGCTCGGCCGTTTTTACGGATTATTATATTAATCGATCCCAAACCGGTAGAATTGAAGTCGGCGCCTGTGACCCAGAACTCGGCGCGACGATCTTTGTTTCAAAATAG
- the rny gene encoding ribonuclease Y — translation MPNLLWIAATLIAGTAAGYFLRKLLAKRLAGSVEEKAEKLLAETKTKQRELLLQARDKAIQVIDNAKKEEEDRRQELIAAQKRLEKRESLFDQKLLDLQEKQQKLYDRANQIEKVKAEIQKIKEDQLARLEQIAGLNREEAKQLLLDKTEKNIQAELVNRINKLERESSEVLDKKARDLLSLAIERCASSHATEITTTTVSLPSDEMKGRIIGREGRNIKTIEQLTGTEIIVDDTPEAITVSGFSPIRRHVAKRALEKLILDGRIHPGRIEEAVEQAKKDLAIDIKKAGEEAVYELGVAGLDPKLVQILGRLKYRTSFGQNALKHSIEVAHLSALLAEELGANVTVAKKAGLLHDIGKAVDHEVTGTHPEIGKDIAKKFNLPEEIIIPIATHHEDAPPTLEAVIVKVADAISGARPGARKDTYEQYLQRLEDLEKVATSFDGIEKAYAIQAGREIRVFVAPDKIDDLGALKLAQAIAKKIEEELKYPGEIKVNVIREKRIIEYAR, via the coding sequence ATGCCAAATCTATTATGGATCGCGGCTACCTTGATTGCCGGAACGGCCGCTGGTTACTTTCTAAGAAAACTTCTAGCCAAAAGACTGGCTGGATCGGTTGAAGAAAAGGCGGAAAAATTACTGGCCGAAACTAAAACTAAACAACGGGAATTGCTTCTCCAGGCGAGAGACAAGGCAATCCAAGTAATTGATAACGCAAAAAAAGAGGAAGAAGATCGGCGGCAAGAACTTATTGCCGCGCAAAAACGGTTGGAAAAGCGCGAGTCGCTTTTTGACCAAAAACTTCTTGACCTTCAGGAAAAACAACAGAAGCTTTACGATCGCGCCAACCAAATTGAAAAAGTAAAAGCGGAAATTCAAAAAATTAAAGAAGATCAGTTAGCAAGACTGGAACAGATCGCGGGATTGAATCGCGAAGAAGCTAAACAACTCCTTTTGGATAAAACTGAAAAAAATATCCAGGCGGAACTTGTTAATCGCATCAACAAATTGGAAAGAGAATCTTCAGAGGTCCTCGACAAAAAAGCGCGGGACCTTTTATCTTTGGCAATTGAGCGCTGCGCCTCTTCGCACGCCACGGAAATTACGACAACGACCGTATCTTTACCTTCCGACGAAATGAAAGGTAGAATTATCGGTCGCGAAGGAAGAAACATCAAAACTATCGAACAACTTACTGGCACAGAAATCATTGTTGATGATACGCCAGAAGCCATTACCGTTTCCGGCTTCAGTCCGATTAGACGGCATGTGGCAAAGCGAGCTCTTGAAAAATTAATTTTAGACGGCAGAATTCATCCCGGCCGAATTGAAGAGGCCGTAGAACAGGCGAAAAAAGATTTAGCCATTGATATTAAAAAGGCTGGCGAAGAAGCGGTTTATGAACTTGGCGTAGCCGGACTTGATCCAAAATTAGTTCAAATTTTAGGAAGATTAAAATACAGAACGAGCTTCGGGCAAAATGCTTTAAAACATTCAATTGAAGTCGCTCATCTTTCCGCTCTCTTGGCTGAAGAACTCGGCGCGAATGTGACTGTCGCCAAAAAAGCCGGGCTTTTGCACGATATCGGCAAGGCGGTTGACCATGAAGTGACGGGAACTCATCCGGAAATTGGCAAAGACATCGCCAAAAAATTCAACTTGCCGGAGGAAATTATTATTCCGATCGCTACGCACCATGAAGATGCTCCGCCGACGCTTGAAGCGGTCATCGTCAAAGTTGCGGACGCAATTTCCGGTGCGAGACCTGGCGCGAGAAAAGACACCTACGAGCAATATCTGCAAAGACTGGAAGATTTGGAAAAAGTGGCTACTTCTTTTGACGGCATTGAAAAAGCTTATGCCATTCAGGCTGGCCGCGAAATCAGAGTTTTTGTCGCGCCAGATAAGATTGATGATCTTGGCGCTTTAAAACTTGCCCAAGCAATCGCTAAAAAAATTGAAGAAGAATTAAAATATCCTGGTGAAATTAAAGTTAACGTAATAAGAGAGAAAAGAATTATTGAATACGCAAGATAA
- the gyrA gene encoding DNA gyrase subunit A, protein MAKEKKKKIEEKPLSVATGKVLPCSIEKEAQESYLDYAMSVIISRALPDVRDGLKPVHRRILYAMWDVGLKPGAKFRKSATVVGEVLGKYHPHGDVAVYDSMVRMAQDFAMRYPLVWGQGNFGSMDGDAPAAMRYTEAKLARISEEILFDIEKDTVNFTPNYDGSHKEPQVMPARLPNLLLNGTMGIAVGMATSIPPHNLSEICDGIIHLIEHPDCDVEELCEFVKGPDFPTGGIIYDIGAIKQTYATGKGPIVMRAKTEIVEDKAGQFKIIVSEVPFQVNKATLLEKIATLVKDKKIEGIKDLRDESNKEGVRVVIELKKDSYPKKILNQLFDMTQLQDSFHVNMLALVDGIQPKVLNLKMILEYYLAHRKEVVRRRTEFELNRAKDRAHILKGLKIALDNIDAVIKLIKKSKDKEEAKVNLMKQFKLTEIQAVAILEMKLQQLANLERTKIEQELKEKLALIKELEEILASPKRILSLIKKDVLELKTNYGDERKTQIVAHAVKDFRVEDLIPNESTIIVVTADGYIKRLPPETFRTQSRGGKGVMGLMTKEEDTVEHLISTTTHLDLLFFTTRGRVFQLKAYDVPAASRTSKGQAIVNFLQLAPEEKISAILSVKELGEGDFKYLVMVTRAGIIKKVELKDFENVRRSGLIAIKLKDGDRLEWVKPSSGNDEIILITAIGQAIRFKEKNVRPMGRAATGVRGIRLKGKDEVIGMDVIDPSLVSKNLLDLFVLMENGFGKRTNLKNYKIQGRGGSGVKTAKTTPKTGKIISAEITSNKDERDLIIISKFGQVIRLPFKSVSTLGRATQGVRLMRFKEADDRAASVTLV, encoded by the coding sequence ATGGCAAAAGAAAAAAAGAAAAAAATAGAAGAAAAACCCTTGTCGGTCGCGACTGGTAAAGTTTTACCCTGTAGTATTGAAAAAGAAGCGCAGGAGTCTTATTTGGATTACGCCATGTCGGTTATTATTTCCCGCGCCTTGCCTGATGTTCGCGACGGGTTGAAGCCGGTTCATCGGAGAATTTTGTACGCGATGTGGGATGTTGGGTTGAAGCCGGGAGCGAAATTTAGAAAATCGGCGACCGTGGTCGGCGAAGTTTTGGGTAAATATCATCCGCATGGTGATGTTGCGGTTTACGACTCTATGGTTCGTATGGCTCAAGATTTTGCTATGCGTTATCCTTTGGTCTGGGGTCAAGGAAACTTTGGTTCTATGGATGGCGATGCTCCGGCAGCGATGCGTTACACAGAAGCGAAACTCGCGAGAATTTCAGAAGAAATTTTATTTGATATTGAAAAAGACACGGTTAATTTTACTCCAAACTACGACGGGTCTCACAAAGAGCCGCAAGTAATGCCAGCACGGCTGCCCAATCTTCTTTTAAACGGGACAATGGGGATTGCCGTTGGTATGGCCACGAGTATCCCTCCGCACAATCTTTCGGAAATTTGCGACGGAATTATCCATTTAATTGAACATCCGGATTGTGACGTGGAAGAATTATGCGAGTTTGTTAAGGGACCCGATTTCCCAACCGGCGGCATTATATATGATATAGGGGCGATTAAACAGACTTACGCCACGGGCAAAGGCCCAATTGTGATGCGCGCTAAAACAGAAATTGTTGAAGACAAGGCGGGGCAATTTAAAATAATTGTTTCGGAAGTTCCTTTTCAGGTTAACAAAGCGACTCTGCTCGAAAAGATCGCCACACTCGTCAAAGATAAAAAAATTGAAGGAATAAAAGATCTTCGTGACGAATCAAACAAGGAGGGCGTGCGGGTTGTCATTGAATTGAAAAAAGATTCTTATCCGAAGAAAATTTTGAATCAACTTTTTGACATGACGCAGCTGCAGGATTCTTTTCATGTAAATATGCTCGCTTTGGTTGATGGTATCCAGCCAAAAGTTTTGAATCTGAAAATGATTTTGGAATATTATTTGGCACACCGGAAAGAAGTGGTTCGCCGTCGGACAGAGTTTGAATTAAATCGGGCGAAAGACAGGGCGCACATTTTGAAAGGTTTGAAGATCGCGCTCGACAATATTGACGCCGTTATCAAATTGATTAAAAAATCAAAAGATAAGGAAGAGGCCAAAGTTAATTTGATGAAACAGTTTAAGTTGACAGAAATCCAGGCCGTGGCGATTTTAGAAATGAAATTGCAGCAGCTCGCGAATCTTGAGAGAACAAAAATTGAGCAGGAGTTGAAAGAAAAGTTGGCCTTGATTAAAGAATTAGAAGAAATTTTGGCTTCGCCGAAGAGAATTCTTAGTTTGATTAAAAAAGATGTTTTGGAATTAAAAACAAATTATGGCGATGAAAGAAAAACTCAAATTGTCGCCCACGCGGTTAAAGATTTTAGAGTGGAAGATTTGATTCCGAATGAGTCAACAATTATTGTGGTTACGGCAGACGGCTATATTAAGCGTCTTCCGCCGGAAACTTTCCGAACGCAGAGCCGCGGCGGTAAAGGCGTGATGGGGCTTATGACCAAAGAAGAAGACACGGTGGAACATTTGATTTCAACAACCACTCATCTTGATTTGTTATTTTTCACAACCCGTGGCAGAGTTTTCCAATTAAAAGCTTATGACGTTCCGGCCGCGTCTCGAACTTCAAAGGGCCAGGCGATCGTGAATTTCTTGCAGCTGGCTCCGGAAGAAAAAATTTCTGCTATCCTTTCCGTAAAAGAGCTTGGTGAGGGCGACTTTAAGTATTTGGTGATGGTGACGCGCGCAGGAATTATTAAAAAAGTTGAGTTAAAAGATTTTGAAAATGTCAGGCGCTCCGGTCTTATCGCCATAAAATTGAAAGACGGGGATCGGCTGGAATGGGTTAAGCCGTCTTCGGGTAACGATGAAATTATTTTGATTACCGCCATTGGGCAAGCCATTCGCTTTAAAGAAAAAAATGTTCGCCCAATGGGTCGCGCCGCAACCGGAGTTCGCGGTATCCGCCTTAAGGGGAAAGATGAAGTTATTGGTATGGATGTTATTGATCCCTCTCTTGTGTCTAAAAATTTGCTTGATCTTTTTGTCTTAATGGAAAATGGTTTTGGTAAAAGAACAAACTTGAAAAATTATAAAATTCAGGGGCGCGGCGGTTCGGGCGTTAAGACTGCCAAGACGACTCCAAAAACCGGAAAGATTATTTCCGCCGAAATCACTTCGAACAAAGATGAAAGGGATTTAATAATTATTTCCAAGTTTGGCCAAGTTATCAGGCTGCCGTTCAAGAGTGTTTCAACTCTGGGTCGGGCGACGCAAGGAGTGCGCCTGATGAGATTTAAGGAAGCAGACGATCGGGCGGCAAGCGTGACGCTTGTTTAA
- a CDS encoding HU family DNA-binding protein: MTKAELIEKIASALDVPKTTADKMMETFMETVTSTLKSGGEVTLTGFGTFSAKKRAARMGVNPKKPGEKIQIPAMTVPKFKAGKSLKDALR; the protein is encoded by the coding sequence ATGACAAAGGCAGAATTAATCGAAAAAATCGCCAGCGCTCTAGACGTTCCAAAAACAACCGCCGACAAAATGATGGAAACCTTCATGGAGACTGTTACTTCAACTCTGAAATCTGGTGGTGAAGTTACTTTAACAGGTTTTGGTACTTTCTCGGCCAAAAAAAGAGCGGCCAGAATGGGCGTGAATCCTAAAAAACCGGGCGAAAAAATTCAAATCCCGGCTATGACTGTTCCGAAATTCAAAGCTGGAAAATCTTTGAAAGACGCTTTAAGATAA
- the nusB gene encoding transcription antitermination factor NusB, whose translation MANRHLARTIALQTLYEWDFMGEKEAETCVAAKKNLKEFAPKFNENDFVIELVEGVVENKKEIDKLIKKYAPEWPIEKITLIDRNVLRLGIYELKFAKAKDGKTVPPRVVINEAIELAKAFGSGSSGKFINGVLGAIYKDMLAAGEIKDEEEKGKKDKK comes from the coding sequence ATGGCCAATAGGCATTTAGCCAGAACCATCGCGCTCCAGACTCTTTATGAGTGGGACTTTATGGGAGAGAAGGAGGCGGAAACATGCGTCGCTGCTAAAAAAAATCTCAAGGAATTTGCTCCAAAATTCAATGAGAATGATTTTGTTATTGAATTAGTGGAAGGTGTTGTAGAAAACAAAAAAGAAATAGATAAGTTGATAAAAAAATACGCGCCGGAATGGCCGATCGAAAAAATAACCCTGATTGACAGAAATGTTTTGCGGCTGGGCATTTATGAATTAAAATTTGCTAAGGCAAAAGACGGGAAGACGGTTCCGCCTCGCGTGGTTATCAATGAAGCCATTGAACTTGCTAAAGCTTTCGGCAGCGGGTCTTCTGGAAAATTTATAAACGGCGTCTTGGGAGCAATTTATAAAGATATGCTCGCGGCGGGCGAGATAAAAGACGAGGAGGAAAAAGGAAAAAAAGATAAAAAATAA
- the rpmF gene encoding 50S ribosomal protein L32 — MALPGHRRTSSHKRRRAAHFALKKTNLSVCPKCKKPVMSHHICKFCGAYAGREVIKMRTPKKKKK, encoded by the coding sequence ATGGCTTTACCAGGTCACAGGAGAACAAGTTCTCATAAAAGAAGAAGAGCGGCTCATTTTGCCTTGAAGAAGACAAATCTTTCCGTTTGTCCAAAATGTAAAAAGCCGGTGATGTCTCATCACATTTGTAAATTTTGCGGAGCTTACGCTGGCAGAGAAGTAATTAAAATGAGAACGCCGAAGAAAAAGAAAAAATAA
- the rnc gene encoding ribonuclease III — protein sequence MKEFTKLEEKLGVKFKNIDLLTQAAVHRSYLNENPGFKLPHNERLEFLGDAVLELIVTEYLYQNYSNPEGELTNWRASLVNAKMLSEIAKEIEIEEYLYLSKGESKEAADSKARQYILANAFEALVGAIYLDQGYVVSRDFIKKFLIVRLPYILEHELYLDPKSKFQEKTQEKCGVTPTYKVLEETGPDHAKIFKVGVYLEKELVATGEGSSKQEAQVEAANAALKTKKWSE from the coding sequence ATGAAAGAGTTCACTAAATTGGAGGAAAAACTAGGCGTAAAATTTAAAAACATAGATCTTTTAACACAGGCGGCGGTCCATCGTTCTTATCTAAATGAAAATCCGGGATTCAAGTTGCCGCACAATGAACGGTTGGAATTTTTGGGTGACGCTGTTCTGGAATTGATTGTTACGGAATATCTTTATCAAAATTATTCAAATCCGGAAGGGGAGTTGACCAACTGGCGGGCGAGCCTCGTGAACGCAAAAATGCTTTCAGAAATCGCGAAGGAAATAGAAATAGAAGAATATCTTTACTTAAGTAAAGGGGAATCAAAGGAAGCAGCCGATTCAAAAGCCAGACAATATATTTTGGCCAATGCTTTTGAAGCGCTCGTCGGCGCGATTTATCTCGATCAGGGTTACGTTGTTTCCCGAGATTTTATTAAAAAATTTTTGATTGTTAGGCTACCATATATCTTGGAGCACGAATTATATCTTGATCCAAAAAGTAAATTCCAGGAAAAAACTCAGGAAAAATGCGGCGTGACGCCGACATATAAAGTTTTAGAAGAAACTGGTCCGGATCACGCTAAAATTTTTAAGGTTGGCGTTTATTTGGAAAAAGAGTTGGTGGCTACGGGCGAAGGATCGAGTAAACAAGAAGCACAGGTTGAAGCTGCCAACGCGGCACTGAAGACAAAGAAGTGGTCAGAATAA
- a CDS encoding TIGR00282 family metallophosphoesterase encodes MNLKILFFGDISGRIGRHAVAKILPSLKKKLDPDLVIANAENIAHGVGITEKTLQELTDAGVDFFTSGDHVFDKKEAIGILEDKKSPLIRPANFPPGVPGVGAKLFEIGTKKILVINLIGRVFLRSNYDCPFRKADEILDEFKNENLSAIIVDFHAEATSEKNGLAQYLDGRVSAVFGTHTHVGTDDWQILPGGTAFVTDVGMVGAKDSILGVDKKGILKTFLTQIPEVHEIPEEGICTVNAIYFEINPKTREAVKIKKIKEEVKI; translated from the coding sequence ATGAATCTTAAAATTCTATTTTTCGGCGATATTTCAGGCAGAATCGGCCGGCACGCTGTGGCCAAAATTTTGCCGTCGCTTAAAAAGAAGCTTGATCCGGATTTGGTTATCGCCAATGCGGAAAATATCGCTCACGGCGTGGGCATTACCGAGAAAACCTTGCAGGAGCTTACAGACGCCGGCGTTGATTTCTTTACTTCCGGAGACCATGTCTTTGATAAAAAAGAAGCCATTGGGATTCTTGAAGATAAAAAATCCCCGCTTATCCGACCGGCGAATTTCCCGCCGGGCGTTCCAGGTGTTGGAGCGAAATTGTTTGAAATTGGCACAAAAAAGATCCTTGTGATAAACTTGATAGGAAGAGTTTTCCTGAGAAGCAACTACGATTGTCCATTTAGAAAAGCGGATGAAATTCTGGACGAATTCAAAAATGAAAATCTTTCAGCCATTATTGTCGACTTCCACGCTGAAGCTACTTCGGAAAAAAACGGCTTAGCCCAATATTTGGACGGCCGAGTTTCCGCAGTGTTTGGAACCCATACCCACGTTGGCACTGACGATTGGCAAATCCTGCCGGGTGGCACGGCCTTTGTAACGGATGTCGGCATGGTCGGCGCTAAAGATTCGATTCTTGGTGTGGACAAAAAAGGAATTCTTAAAACTTTCTTAACGCAAATTCCCGAAGTCCACGAAATTCCCGAGGAAGGAATCTGTACGGTTAACGCAATTTATTTTGAGATCAATCCGAAAACTCGCGAAGCTGTTAAAATTAAAAAGATAAAAGAAGAAGTTAAAATTTAA
- a CDS encoding MBL fold metallo-hydrolase — MTITWLGQSCFKIQSGDVTLVTDPYNAEVGFKLPRLTADIVTVSHDHFDHNNVDGVSGPNGAPFAITSPGEFEVKGVFVYGNSFWHDKSEGKERGQNIVYCIEAEGISLAHLGDLGHTLSEEQIEKLDGIDILFVPIGGKWTLGASEAVKVINEIEPRIVIPMHYKIPGLKVDVETIDKFLKEMGASKAERLPKLKISKKDLPQEETRVIVLEKS, encoded by the coding sequence ATGACGATAACATGGCTCGGACAATCTTGTTTTAAAATTCAAAGCGGAGATGTGACCTTGGTTACTGATCCATACAATGCGGAAGTTGGTTTTAAATTGCCGCGCTTGACGGCGGATATTGTGACAGTAAGTCATGATCATTTTGATCACAATAATGTCGACGGAGTTTCCGGCCCAAATGGCGCGCCCTTTGCAATTACAAGTCCGGGCGAGTTTGAAGTAAAAGGAGTTTTTGTTTATGGAAATTCTTTTTGGCATGATAAAAGCGAGGGGAAGGAGCGGGGACAAAACATAGTCTATTGTATTGAAGCAGAGGGGATTTCTCTTGCTCATCTTGGGGATTTAGGCCATACGTTAAGCGAAGAGCAAATTGAGAAATTAGACGGCATTGATATTCTTTTTGTTCCGATCGGGGGAAAATGGACTCTTGGTGCGAGCGAAGCGGTAAAAGTTATAAACGAAATAGAGCCGCGGATTGTCATTCCCATGCATTATAAAATTCCGGGACTTAAAGTTGACGTTGAAACTATAGATAAATTTTTAAAAGAAATGGGTGCGAGCAAGGCCGAGAGATTACCTAAATTAAAAATTTCTAAAAAAGATTTACCTCAGGAAGAAACAAGAGTAATCGTACTGGAAAAAAGTTAG
- a CDS encoding amidophosphoribosyltransferase codes for MCGVFGIFGHPNGKQIAKTGIWTLQHRGQDAAGISCLRLKLNCRYGLVEVEKRSGKVREVLRGPDFDDLEGDAWIAHVRYSTQGKPSRRNAQPHYAQSIHGKIAIVSNGDVVNMDEQREFLDRHDIRTYTENDAELIAAAINYQVTARKRDVVEAIAQVMNHVRGAFSSLVITEFDDRLFAFRDPYGIRPLFFGTVEDGGAKYYMFASETAALEAVMPLFGSRAVLTTRMVEAGEIIAVGPRGVETFRGPKADRQSFCIFEYVYFSRPDSRTTHGESFQTCRMRAGEILFREAPVEADLVTPIPKSGIPMAVGFALASGLPFIQAIVENPSFDIDFEQMRTFIGADVEERRFNALLKFCFTADLLEGRRVVDGDDSIVRGLITGIANNGIWRCGAKEIHTRISSPPYRFPCFYGVETKDRHTLAAAGKTLEEVRRLIGQPTTLAHLSLEGLVASTGRPKSELCTACFDGDYPIPVQFKENRA; via the coding sequence ATGTGCGGAGTTTTTGGAATTTTTGGTCATCCGAATGGCAAGCAAATTGCCAAGACGGGCATCTGGACACTGCAGCACCGAGGGCAAGATGCGGCGGGAATATCTTGCCTCAGGCTCAAGCTGAATTGTCGGTATGGCTTGGTTGAGGTCGAGAAAAGGTCGGGCAAGGTAAGAGAAGTGTTGCGTGGTCCCGACTTTGATGACCTCGAAGGGGATGCCTGGATCGCTCACGTGCGATATTCCACTCAGGGCAAGCCTTCGCGGCGGAATGCTCAGCCGCACTATGCGCAGAGCATCCACGGAAAAATCGCCATCGTCTCAAACGGTGATGTCGTGAACATGGACGAGCAGAGGGAATTTCTTGACCGCCACGATATTCGTACGTATACGGAAAACGACGCGGAGCTTATCGCGGCGGCCATCAATTACCAAGTCACCGCTCGAAAGCGCGATGTCGTCGAGGCGATTGCTCAAGTGATGAACCATGTGCGAGGCGCTTTCTCTTCGCTCGTGATCACCGAGTTCGACGATCGTCTCTTCGCTTTCCGCGACCCGTACGGCATCAGACCACTATTTTTCGGCACGGTCGAAGACGGCGGAGCGAAATACTACATGTTCGCTTCCGAAACTGCCGCCCTCGAGGCAGTGATGCCACTTTTTGGTTCGCGAGCCGTACTCACAACAAGGATGGTGGAAGCAGGCGAGATCATCGCGGTCGGACCCCGTGGCGTAGAAACCTTCAGGGGGCCGAAAGCAGATAGACAATCTTTCTGTATCTTCGAATACGTCTACTTCTCACGGCCGGACAGTAGGACGACTCATGGCGAGTCGTTCCAGACGTGCCGGATGCGCGCCGGCGAGATCCTTTTCAGGGAGGCGCCGGTTGAGGCCGATCTGGTTACGCCGATTCCCAAAAGCGGCATTCCCATGGCTGTTGGGTTCGCCCTGGCCTCTGGTCTGCCATTCATCCAGGCGATTGTAGAAAACCCGTCTTTCGACATCGACTTCGAACAGATGAGAACGTTTATCGGGGCGGATGTTGAGGAGCGGAGATTCAACGCCTTGCTGAAGTTCTGTTTCACGGCAGATCTCTTAGAGGGGAGGAGGGTGGTTGACGGCGACGATTCCATTGTTCGCGGCCTGATCACTGGCATAGCGAACAATGGAATCTGGCGATGTGGGGCGAAGGAGATCCACACTCGGATCAGTTCTCCCCCTTACCGTTTCCCTTGTTTTTACGGCGTGGAAACAAAAGATAGGCACACGCTGGCTGCCGCCGGCAAGACACTTGAAGAAGTCAGACGGCTGATTGGTCAGCCGACTACCCTGGCCCATCTTTCTCTTGAAGGGCTTGTGGCGTCCACTGGGCGTCCGAAGAGCGAGCTCTGCACAGCCTGTTTTGATGGTGATTACCCGATTCCCGTGCAGTTTAAGGAGAATCGGGCGTAG